A window of the Trichoplusia ni isolate ovarian cell line Hi5 chromosome 4, tn1, whole genome shotgun sequence genome harbors these coding sequences:
- the LOC113493429 gene encoding cytoplasmic polyadenylation element-binding protein 1 isoform X2, which produces MPLLQEDNSRGGGSGETCRSLADFLGLDTTSLTDPAAAPALLDRNNECGGDGSMWRWGEEPGSPEAAQTPGGLVPPNCFPPKHPTAFASYSESAHPGALWTEESTSSLGITDLVTSLKALAMPSAPVPLASPLGCERLERDKCWTRERKNKNSRERRAALLPRRASFCGVVPSGRNGDEVLCWAGKLPPRCSDPRGGYSSKVFLGGLPWDISEIDLLHTLKHFQPLRVEWPGREYGGASGAGGGAGASGASEAPRGYAYVTFDSERRVRALLAASRRDNTDWYYRMGSRKMPSKEVQVIPWSLSDSNWVVGGSVRLEPSRTVFVGALHGMLSASALATIMEDLFSGVVYAGIDTDKHKYPIGSGRVTFDNVRSYVRAISAAYIEIQTDKFTKKIQVNPYLEDSMCSMCNLQQGPYFCREPTCFGYFCRSCWSWQHSTQNHKALMRNSKGPASKAPLPQSPHASPSDGSIFNGMAGHANEASCASVASGTSGSSGTSEAGGGDDEAR; this is translated from the exons ATGCCGCTTCTACAGgag GATAATAGCCGCGGCGGCGGCTCGGGCGAGACCTGTCGCTCCCTCGCGGACTTCCTCGGTCTGGACACTACTTCCCTGACcgaccccgccgccgcgcccgccttgCTCGACCGCAACAAT GAGTGTGGTGGCGACGGTAGCATGTGGCGCTGGGGTGAGGAGCCTGGCAGCCCGGAGGCGGCGCAGACGCCCGGCGGCCTCGTGCCGCCCAACTGCTTCCCGCCAAAACATCCCACTGCTTTCGCGAGCTACAG CGAGAGCGCGCACCCCGGCGCCCTGTGGACCGAAGAGTCCACCTCCAGCCTCGGCATTACGGACCTTGTTACCTCCTTA AAGGCCCTGGCGATGCCGTCGGCGCCGGTGCCGCTGGCGTCGCCACTTGGCTGCGAGCGCCTCGAGCGTGACAAGTGCTGGACCCGGGAGCGTAAGAACAAGAACTCCAGGGAGAGGAGAGCTGCTTTGTTGCCGAGGAGGGCGTCGTTCT GTGGCGTGGTCCCAAGTGGTCGCAATGGAGACGAGGTTCTCTGCTGGGCCGGCAAGCTGCCGCCGCGTTGCTCCGACCCTCGCGGCGGCTACAGTTCCAAGGTGTTCCTCGGCGGCCTGCCCTGGGATATCTCTGAAATCGATCTGCTGCACACGTTAAAGCACTTTCAACCTTTACG CGTGGAGTGGCCCGGTCGCGAGTACGGCGGCGcgtcgggcgcgggcggcggcgcgggcgcgtcGGGCGCGTCGGAGGCGCCGCGCGGCTACGCGTACGTCACGTTCGACAGCGAGCGCCGCGTGCGCGCGCTGCTGGCCGCCAGCCGCCGCGACAACACCGACTGGTACTACCGCATGGGCTCGCGCAAGATGCCCAGCAAGGAG GTGCAAGTGATCCCGTGGTCGCTGTCGGACTCCAACTGGGTGGTGGGCGGGTCAGTCCGGCTGGAGCCGAGCCGCACGGTGTTCGTGGGCGCGCTGCACGGCATGCTCAGCGCCTCCGCGCTCGCCACCATCATGGAGGACCTGTTCTCTGGAGTCGTTTATGCTG GTATAGACACGGATAAGCACAAGTACCCGATCGGGTCAGGCCGCGTGACGTTCGACAACGTTCGCTCGTACGTGCGCGCGATATCCGCCGCCTACATAGAGATACAGACCGACAAGTTCACTAAGAAG ATCCAAGTGAACCCGTATCTGGAGGACTCTATGTGCTCGATGTGCAACCTGCAGCAGGGGCCGTACTTCTGCCGCGAACCGACTTGTTTTGG CTACTTCTGCCGTTCGTGTTGGTCCTGGCAGCACTCGACGCAGAACCACAAAGCTCTGATGCGCAACTCGAAGGGCCCCGCGTCCAAGGCTCCCCTGCCGCAGTCGCCGCATGCCTCGCCCAGCGACGGCAGCATCTTCAACGGGATGGCAGGCCATGCTAATGAGG CGAGCTGTGCCAGCGTGGCGAGCGGTACGAGCGGGTCGAGCGGCACGAgcgaggcgggcggcggcgacgACGAGGCCCGCTAG
- the LOC113493429 gene encoding cytoplasmic polyadenylation element-binding protein 1 isoform X1, protein MPLLQEDNSRGGGSGETCRSLADFLGLDTTSLTDPAAAPALLDRNNRSFWKYECGGDGSMWRWGEEPGSPEAAQTPGGLVPPNCFPPKHPTAFASYSESAHPGALWTEESTSSLGITDLVTSLKALAMPSAPVPLASPLGCERLERDKCWTRERKNKNSRERRAALLPRRASFCGVVPSGRNGDEVLCWAGKLPPRCSDPRGGYSSKVFLGGLPWDISEIDLLHTLKHFQPLRVEWPGREYGGASGAGGGAGASGASEAPRGYAYVTFDSERRVRALLAASRRDNTDWYYRMGSRKMPSKEVQVIPWSLSDSNWVVGGSVRLEPSRTVFVGALHGMLSASALATIMEDLFSGVVYAGIDTDKHKYPIGSGRVTFDNVRSYVRAISAAYIEIQTDKFTKKIQVNPYLEDSMCSMCNLQQGPYFCREPTCFGYFCRSCWSWQHSTQNHKALMRNSKGPASKAPLPQSPHASPSDGSIFNGMAGHANEASCASVASGTSGSSGTSEAGGGDDEAR, encoded by the exons ATGCCGCTTCTACAGgag GATAATAGCCGCGGCGGCGGCTCGGGCGAGACCTGTCGCTCCCTCGCGGACTTCCTCGGTCTGGACACTACTTCCCTGACcgaccccgccgccgcgcccgccttgCTCGACCGCAACAAT AGGTCGTTTTGGAAATAT GAGTGTGGTGGCGACGGTAGCATGTGGCGCTGGGGTGAGGAGCCTGGCAGCCCGGAGGCGGCGCAGACGCCCGGCGGCCTCGTGCCGCCCAACTGCTTCCCGCCAAAACATCCCACTGCTTTCGCGAGCTACAG CGAGAGCGCGCACCCCGGCGCCCTGTGGACCGAAGAGTCCACCTCCAGCCTCGGCATTACGGACCTTGTTACCTCCTTA AAGGCCCTGGCGATGCCGTCGGCGCCGGTGCCGCTGGCGTCGCCACTTGGCTGCGAGCGCCTCGAGCGTGACAAGTGCTGGACCCGGGAGCGTAAGAACAAGAACTCCAGGGAGAGGAGAGCTGCTTTGTTGCCGAGGAGGGCGTCGTTCT GTGGCGTGGTCCCAAGTGGTCGCAATGGAGACGAGGTTCTCTGCTGGGCCGGCAAGCTGCCGCCGCGTTGCTCCGACCCTCGCGGCGGCTACAGTTCCAAGGTGTTCCTCGGCGGCCTGCCCTGGGATATCTCTGAAATCGATCTGCTGCACACGTTAAAGCACTTTCAACCTTTACG CGTGGAGTGGCCCGGTCGCGAGTACGGCGGCGcgtcgggcgcgggcggcggcgcgggcgcgtcGGGCGCGTCGGAGGCGCCGCGCGGCTACGCGTACGTCACGTTCGACAGCGAGCGCCGCGTGCGCGCGCTGCTGGCCGCCAGCCGCCGCGACAACACCGACTGGTACTACCGCATGGGCTCGCGCAAGATGCCCAGCAAGGAG GTGCAAGTGATCCCGTGGTCGCTGTCGGACTCCAACTGGGTGGTGGGCGGGTCAGTCCGGCTGGAGCCGAGCCGCACGGTGTTCGTGGGCGCGCTGCACGGCATGCTCAGCGCCTCCGCGCTCGCCACCATCATGGAGGACCTGTTCTCTGGAGTCGTTTATGCTG GTATAGACACGGATAAGCACAAGTACCCGATCGGGTCAGGCCGCGTGACGTTCGACAACGTTCGCTCGTACGTGCGCGCGATATCCGCCGCCTACATAGAGATACAGACCGACAAGTTCACTAAGAAG ATCCAAGTGAACCCGTATCTGGAGGACTCTATGTGCTCGATGTGCAACCTGCAGCAGGGGCCGTACTTCTGCCGCGAACCGACTTGTTTTGG CTACTTCTGCCGTTCGTGTTGGTCCTGGCAGCACTCGACGCAGAACCACAAAGCTCTGATGCGCAACTCGAAGGGCCCCGCGTCCAAGGCTCCCCTGCCGCAGTCGCCGCATGCCTCGCCCAGCGACGGCAGCATCTTCAACGGGATGGCAGGCCATGCTAATGAGG CGAGCTGTGCCAGCGTGGCGAGCGGTACGAGCGGGTCGAGCGGCACGAgcgaggcgggcggcggcgacgACGAGGCCCGCTAG
- the LOC113493433 gene encoding cell division cycle protein 16 homolog codes for MEKTESTGRSSAEGCMNIDLMRSLVKQYSELGQWTSALFWADAAAAAAAGGTDAASGDDVWLLASAMLARGELHRAAHAVTSRGLHRRHLLCLGVAMRAYIAAKEPANALNLMDECDPVLLEARNTDQTHNRALAGVLVWQARALCALERREAAAEALAAALRADAAHYEALDLLLDQHALTPHQESELIESLPISSQLSAAEGALLRAAYRERLDRYSPAPATAPPPETDCPVTEAAAVGSRTQFGVMSQARRLAAACRWRAALAALDTLDPWAAPDVRAACLVELKKSSELFAFAHSLVDYYPNAWTSWYAVGCYYYLIGKSELARRYLSKAKSLEPSAGCVWLAYGHSFAADNEHDQAMAAYFKASQLMAGCHLPPLYVGVECSLLNNFTMCERFLTRAAALHNNAKVVEEGSLGARAQWSRVLGVVRSAHVAHEAGAAAFADGDWRAARALWLHALDIAAPDHADTNPCWAATLDALGHVSRVLGRAREALQWHERALALRPARAATLAAVGLCLALLGQERRAADVLHAALARDPDDVVAHALLDAIVDRLDAALTEEEIPQFPFPTVNISLPAITPAAPATPTADATNNSDMSMSFD; via the exons ATGGAAAAAACAGAGTCTACCGGTAGAAGTAGTGCAGAAGGTTGCATGAACATTGATTTAATGCGGTCCCTTGTGAAACAGTATTCAGAACTG GGACAATGGACCAGCGCTCTATTCTGGGCAGATGCAGCGGCTGCAGCAGCTGCTGGGGGAACAGATGCGGCAAGTGGGGATGACGTGTGGCTCCTAGCTAGTGCCATGCTGGCCAGAGGAGAGCTGCACAGAGCAGCACATGCTGTTACTTCTAGAGGATTGCATAG ACGTCACCTTCTATGCCTTGGAGTGGCAATGAGAGCATATATTGCGGCTAAAGAACCTGCAAATGCTTTAAACCTGATGGATGAGTGTGACCCTGTGCTGCTTGAGGCTAGGAATACAGACCAGACACATAAT CGCGCGCTGGCGGGCGTGCTGGTGTGGCAGGCGCGCGCGCTGTGCGCGCTGGAGCGGCGCGAGGCGGCGGCCGAGGCGCTGGCGGCCGCGCTGCGGGCCGACGCCGCGCACTACGAGGCGCTCGACCTGCTGCTCGACCAGCACGCGCTCACGCCGCACCAGG AGAGCGAGCTGATCGAGTCGCTGCCCATCAGCAGTCAGCTGAGCGCGGCGGAGGGCGCGCTGCTGCGGGCCGCCTACAGAGAGAGGCTCGACCGGTACTCACCCGCGCCCGCCACTGCGCCGCCGCCCGAGACCGACTGCCCTGTGA CGGAGGCGGCGGCCGTGGGCAGCCGCACTCAATTCGGCGTGATGTCGCAGGCGCGGCGGCTGGCGGCGGCGTGTCGCTGGCGCGCGGCCCTGGCGGCCCTGGACACGCTGGACCCCTGGGCCGCGCCCGACGTCAGGGCCGCGTGTCTCGTGGAGCTCAAGAAGAGCTCCGAGCTCTTCGCCTTCGCACACTCGCTCGTTGATTACTATCCTAACGCGTGGACGTCCTGGTATGCGGTCGGGTGCTATTATTATCTTATAG GTAAAAGCGAGCTGGCTCGTCGGTACCTGAGCAAAGCGAAGAGCTTGGAGCCGAGCGCGGGCTGCGTGTGGCTCGCCTACGGACACAGCTTCGCCGCGGACAACGAACACGACCAGGCTATGGCCGCTTACTTCAAA GCTAGCCAGTTGATGGCGGGCTGTCACCTCCCACCGCTGTACGTCGGCGTCGAGTGCTCTCTACTCAACAACTTTACGATGTGCGAGAGATTCCTCACAAGAGCCGCCGCCCTACATAATAATGCTAAG GTGGTGGAGGAGGGCTCGCTGGGCGCGCGCGCGCAGTGGTCGCGCGTGCTGGGCGTGGTCCGGTCCGCGCACGTGGCGCACGAGGCGGGCGCCGCCGCCTTCGCGGACGGGGACTGGCGGGCCGCGCGCGCGCTCTGGCTGCACGCGCTGGACATCGCCGCGCCCGACCACGCCGAT ACGAACCCATGTTGGGCGGCGACGCTGGACGCGCTGGGACACGTGTCCCGCGTGCTGGGCCGCGCGCGCGAGGCCCTGCAGTGGCACGAGCGGGCCCTGGCGCTGcggcccgcgcgcgccgccacgCTGGCCGCCGTGGGGCTGTGTCTGGCGCTGCTGGGGCAggagcggcgcgcggcggacGTGTTGCACGCCGCGCTGGCCAGGGACCCGGACGATGTGGTCGCGCACGCACTGCTCGATGCTATCGTAGATAGGCTGGATGCTGCGCTTACTG AGGAGGAGATCCCACAGTTCCCGTTCCCAACAGTGAACATATCGTTACCGGCCATCACTCCGGCCGCGCCCGCCACGCCCACAGCCGACGCGACCAACAACTCCGACATGAGCATGAGCTTCGACTGA
- the LOC113493432 gene encoding eukaryotic translation initiation factor 4E type 2, which yields MTERKMCKFYNLNVPERRSGEGGQNHGHNDEDDRNYDEAAAPPVPPHEHKLEFSYWMWFSRRPPARELSASTTGYVQALRLVGRVASVEQWWGLYTHLARPSELPPLSDLHLFKLGIKPMWEDPANVNGGKWVVRLRKTQTDRAWEDLCMAMLGEQFMVGQEICGVVLSVRFQDDHLAVWHRTASDTVAAARVRDTLRRILQLPASVPIEYKAHGDCLRASASRAPPADDAHDAAPTSPPPS from the exons ATGACAGAGAGGAAAATGTGcaagttttacaatttaaacGTGCCTGAACGTCGATCTGGGGAAGGTGGGCAAAACCACGGCCATAATGATGAAGATGATAGGAACTATGACGAAGCGGCGGCTCCGCCAGTGCCGCCGCACGAGCACAAGCTGGAGTTCTCGTACTGGATGTGGTTCTCGCGGAGGCCGCCCGCCCGCGAGCTCTCTGCCTCCACCACTGGTTACGTTCAG GCGCTCCGTCTGGTGGGTCGGGTGGCGAGCGTGGAACAGTGGTGGGGGCTCTACACGCATCTGGCGCGGCCGTCCGAGTTGCCGCCGCTGTCCGACCTGCACCTCTTCAAGCTGGGCATCAAGCCCATGTGGGAGGACCCCGCCAATGTTAACGGTGGGAAATGG GTTGTACGGCTACGTAAAACACAGACGGATCGTGCGTGGGAGGACCTGTGCATGGCGATGCTGGGAGAGCAGTTCATGGTTGGACAAGAAATCTGTGGAGTTGTGCTTTCTGTACGATTCCAG GACGACCACCTAGCGGTGTGGCACCGCACGGCGTCGGACacggtggcggcggcgcgcgtgCGCGACACGCTGCGGCGCATCCTGCAGCTGCCCGCGTCCGTGCCCATCGAGTACAAGGCGCACGGCGACTGCCTGCGCGCGTCGGCGtcgcgcgcgccgcctgccGACGACGCGCACGACGCGGCGCCCACCTCGCCGCCGCCCTCCtag
- the LOC113493430 gene encoding activin receptor type-2A-like, which yields MVLMMASKILYLAVIIMFGSQVASAAPPSDENPPPRPKEGRVTTKYCEFFNGSQTSTCDTSKNSTCVPDVIREECPPVEADKSNHCFVLWQVDNVTNTAYPKVKGCFVDTVSCTDRASNCRLHYSKLPLLHCCCEGNMCNQNAVFPGIEAGIPSQTEVPPARVPASAVPSADDDTKAVIAYTLTPLFLLFAILVGCYLLYRKRKGSSFAELANGEASLSRPPSAGAGMENEAVGLVGQVTLCEVRARGRFGAVWRAKLGQRDVAVKVFPLQDKQSWLAEQEIFRLARMDHPDILHYIGVDKKGDNLQAEYWLVTAYHEKGSLCDYLKGHTLTWVEAWRIAACVARGLAHLHEEGGGKPAVAHRDFKSKNVLLKADLSACIADFGLALIFVAGRGCGDAHGQVGTRRYMAPEVLDGAINFTKDAFLRIDMYACALVLWEIASRCTDAASDTPGQYRLPLEEEVGSHPSLEEMQEAVVQRKLRPHIPPHWRNHPGLLVLCDTMEECWDHDAEARLSASCVLERVCAQQPASIAPALTPDTTPLLIHELAEHQPC from the exons TGATGATGGCTTCCAAGATATTGTACCTCGCCGTGATAATCATGTTTG GGTCTCAAGTAGCTTCAGCAGCTCCGCCCTCTGACGAGAACCCTCCTCCCCGGCCCAAAGAAGGCCGAGTCACCACCAAGTACTGCGAGTTCTTCAATGGCTCCCAAACATCAACATGTGATACGTCAAAAAATTCCACTTGTGTCCCTGACGTCATCAGGGAAGAATGTCCACCGGTGGAAGCCGATAAGAGCAACCACTGCTTTGTTCTCTGGCAGGTGGATAATGTCACGAATACAGCATATCCGAAGGTAAAAGGATGCTTTGTCGACACGGTCTCGTGCACGGACCGCGCGTCAAACTGCCGGCTCCACTACTCGAAACTACCCCTGCTCCATTGCTGCTGTGAAGGAAATATGTGTAACCAAAACGCAGTGTTCCCGGGCATCGAAGCCGGGATCCCATCACAGACTGAAGTCCCACCCGCCCGAGTGCCAGCATCTGCCGTCCCTAGCGCTGACGATGACACGAAAGCCGTCATAGCTTACACGCTAACACCACTGTTCCTGCTGTTCGCCATTCTCGTCGGATGTTACTTGCTGTACAGAAAACGTAAGGGGTCCTCGTTCGCGGAACTAGCAAACGGAGAGGCTTCGTTATCTAGGCCGCCGTCTGCCGGCGCCGGCATGGAGAACGAAGCGGTCGGTCTTGTGGGACAGGTTACACTGTGCGAGGTTAGAGCTCGTGGTCGATTCGGAGCCGTGTGGAGGGCGAAGCTTGGCCAGCGTGACGTTGCCGTTAAAGTATTCCCTTTGCAAGACAAGCAGTCGTGGCTGGCTGAGCAGGAGATCTTCCGTCTCGCTCGTATGGATCACCCGGACATCCTCCACTACATTGGCGTTGACAAGAAAGGCGACAATCTTCAGGCTGAATATTGGCTGGTCACTGCTTACCATGAAAAG GGATCACTTTGCGACTACTTGAAAGGTCATACCCTGACCTGGGTAGAGGCTTGGCGTATCGCGGCGTGCGTCGCCCGCGGTCTGGCTCACTTACACGAGGAAGGCGGTGGCAAACCTGCCGTCGCACACCGAGACTTCAAGTCCAAGAACGTACTTCTGAAAGCGGACTTGAGCGCTTGCATCGCGGACTTTGGACTGGCCCTGATCTTCGTAGCGGGGAGGGGCTGTGGTGATGCCCACGGACAAGTTGGGACGAGGAGGTACATGGCCCCGGAAGTCCTGGACGGCGCTATCAACTTCACCAAGGATGCGTTCTTAAGGATAGACATGTACGCATGCGCACTCGTGCTCTGGGAGATCGCGTCAAG ATGCACTGACGCAGCATCAGACACGCCCGGCCAGTACCGGCTGCCTCTAGAAGAGGAGGTCGGCTCTCACCCCAGTCTGGAAGAGATGCAGGAGGCCGTCGTGCAGAGGAAACTCAGGCCACACATACCGCCGCATTGGAGGAACCACCCG GGCCTACTAGTGTTATGTGACACGATGGAAGAATGCTGGGACCATGACGCTGAGGCTCGTCTCTCAGCGTCGTGTGTGCTGGAGCGAGTGTGCGCCCAGCAGCCGGCCAGCATCGCGCCCGCCCTCACCCCCGACACCACCCCCCTGCTGATACACGAACTGGCCGAGCACCAGCCCTGCTGA